The following is a genomic window from Marinobacter salsuginis.
TTCAGCCGGCTGAGCTTCTCCAGCACCATCTCATCCGCGGTGGTCCAGGCCAGCTGGTCCACCACAAAAACCACCACATCGACATCAATGAGCGCTGAGGTGGCAGCCTTGTTCATATAACGGTTGATGGCCCGAGGCTCTTCCTCGTGCATGCCCGGTGTGTCCACATAGATCGCCTGGACCGGACCGACGGTCTTGATACCAAGCACCTGATGACGGGTGGTCTGGGGCTTGCGGGAGGTAATGCTCAGTTTCTGCCCGAGAATGTGATTGAGCAGCGTGGACTTCCCTACGTTAGGACGACCGACGATAGCCACGAAACCGCAGCGACTGTCCGGGTTTTCCGGACGGGTGATATCGTTCATTACTGATTCTCCACGCCCAGTTCTTTCAGGGCGTTACGGGCTGCCTGCTGCTCGGCCACCCGGCGGCTGCTACCAGTCCCGGTGGTCTTTCGGTCCAGCGAAGGCAGCGCACAGGATACGTGAAATGTCTGGTTGTGAGCCTCGCCGTCCACGGAAATGACGTCATAGCGTGGCAATGGAAACTGGCGAGACTGGAGGTATTCCTGCAAACGGGTCTTGGGATCTTTCTGGGTATCCTGGAGATCAAGCTTCTCCAACCGGTGCTCAAACCAACGCAGAACCTGCTCCCGGCAGGTGTGAAAATCGCTGTCCAGATAGATGGCGCCGATGATCGATTCCACGGCATCGGCCAGGATGGATTCCCGACGGTAGCCTCCGCTTTTCAACTCTCCGGAGCCCAGCCGGAGGTAACCTCCAAGCTGGAATTCCCGGCCGATCTCAGCCAGGGTCACGCCCTTTACCATGCGGGCCCGCAGGCGGCTCAGCTGGCCTTCACGGGCTTTTTCGAAGTGCAGAAACAGATACTCGGCAATCACCATGTTCACGATGGAGTCGCCGAGAAATTCCAGACGCTCGTTATTCTGGTTTCCGTAGCTCCGGTGAGTAAGTGCCAGCAGAAGTCGCTCCGGCGATTTGAACTGATAGCCGATGCGTCGCTGTAACTGATCCAGGTCCGGTTGTGAACTCACTTGCCCTTCATCTCATAGGTGTGTTTGAAGTGAACCACCGTATCCACATTGCTGAACAGGTTGTTACGCACTTCGTAATCAACGTTGATGACGACCAGGTCGCCATCCTTATCGACTGAAATGTTCTTGGCATCAAAGCCCCGGACATTGTTCACACTGAGCCGCTTGTTAATCAGTGTGCGAACCTGGGCTGGCCCCATCTGAGAGAGGCCTTCTGTACCATCCAGGCTTTCCAGCGCTTCCTGAATGGTGATGTCATCAAGGTAGGCGGGACCCAGCTTGATCACCAGCGTCAGCAAGCCACCAAAAAACAGCACCATAACCATCATGGTCAATGCCGAGGCACCCCGCTGACGGCCCATGCCGGAAAGATTGTTTTTCTGCATTATGACTGCGCTCCAGATAGTCCGAATTACTCGATTCCGCCTACACGATCAAAGGATGGCAGACTGGTTAGGGATTTCCAGTGCATCCAGATAGCGAAGGCCTTGCCCACTACCAGCTCGTCCGGGACCGTGCCCCAGTAGCGGCTGTCATTACTGTTATCGCGATTGTCACCCATGACAAAATAATGGCCTTCGGGCACCACCCACTCGCCCTCACCACTGCCACCGGGCCGGCCCATGGTCAGGAAAATGTCGTGTTCGACTTCACCCAGGTCCTCACGACGCAGCTCCATCGGCGGGAGTCTGGCGATAAATCGGGTTTCGACCTTCTCCCCGTTGATGTACAGCTGCTTGTCACGATAGCGAACATGATCGCCGGGCAGGCCAATCACTCGTTTGATGTAGTTGGTCTGACCATCTTCCGGATAGCGGAACACCATGACATCGCCGCGTTGGGGATCGCCGACGGGAACCACTTTGGTTCCGGCAACAGGCAGCCTTAGGCCGTAGGCGTATTTGTTCACCAGAATGAAGTCGCCCACCTCAAGGGTCGGCAGCATGGATCCCGATGGAATCTGAAAGGGCTCCACCAGGAAGGAGCGCAGCACCAAGACAATCGCCAGTACCGGAAAAAACGATCGGCTCAGGTCGACCAGGTAGGGCTCTTTCGGCTCCTCCGATGAGCCCTCACCGACCTCTCCGGAAGCACCACTGGCACGGTAGGCAGCAAGCCGGCGCTCACGAAGAAACAGCTTGTCCGCCAGCCAGATCAGACCTGTCGCAAAGGTCAGCACCACCAGTACCAGGGGAAAATCAATATCCATCCGGGAAGCCTTTTATTTATCTACTTTCAATACGGCAAGAAACGCTTCCTGAGGCACCTCGACATTACCCAGCTGCTTCATACGCTTTTTACCTTCTTTCTGCTTCTGCAGCAGTTTTTTCTTCCGGCTGACGTCACCACCGTAACACTTGGCGGTTACGTTCTTGCGCAGCGCCTTGACCGTGACCCGCGACACCACCTGATTGCCGATGGCGGCCTGAATGGCAATGTCGAACATCTGCCTCGGAATCAGTTCCTTCATCTTTTCGATCAGCTGGCGACCTTTGTGATGAGCCTGTTCTTTGTGCACGATCAGGGCCAGGGCATCAACTCGTTCGCCATTGATCAGCACATCCAGCCGCACCAGGTTGGCGGTCTGGAATCGGGTAAAGTGATAGTCCAGTGAGGCAAAACCGCGGCTGGCCGACTTGATCCGGTCGAAGAAGTCCATCACCACCTCCGCCATGGGCAGCTCATAGGTAAGCTGAACCTGGGTGGTCATGAAGTGCATGTTCTTCTGAACGCCACGCTTTTCCTCGCACAGGGCGATGACGTTGCCGATATGTTCCTGGGGCACCAGGATATTCGCTTCCACAATCGGCTCACGCATTTCCTCAATGGAACCAATATCCGGAAGCCGCGACGGGTTGTCTACCGACAGAGTCTCACCCTGCTTGGTAACCACCTCATAGATCACCGTTGGTGCGGTGGTAATCAGGTCGATGTCGTATTCCCGCTCCAGCCGCTCCTGGATAATTTCCATGTGCAGCATGCCCAGGAAACCACAGCGGAAACCGAAACCGAGGGCATCGGAGTTTTCCGGCTCGAAAAACAGGGAGGCATCGTTCAGGGTGAGCTTTTCCAGGGCATCCCGGAAATCGTTGTAGTCATCGGCACTGACCGGGAACAGCCCGGCATAAACCTGGGGTTTGACCTTCTTGAACCCGGGAAGCATGGGGGTCTGTTCGGCAAACTTCTGATGCACGATGGTGTCACCCACCGGCGCACCGTGGATATCCTTGATACCGGCCACAACAAAGCCAACGTCACCGGATTCAAGTACGTCAGTGTCTTTCGGCTTGGGATTAAATATACCGACCTTGTCGGCGTTCCAGGCCTTGCCGGTAGACTTGATAACGATCTTGTCACCCTTTTTCAGGGTACCCTCGGTCACACGCACCAGAGATACCACGCCGAGATAGTTGTCGAACCAAGAATCGATGATCAGAGCCTGCAGCGGCGCATCCCGGTCACCCTTTGGCGGCGGGATCTTCTTGATGAGATCCTCCAGCACGTCCTCAACACCCATGCCGCTCTTGGCGCTGCAGCGGACCGCATCAGAGGCTTCGATACCAATGATATCCTCGATTTCCGCCGCTACCCGCTCCGGCTCGGCCTGGGGCAGATCCATCTTGTTCAGAACCGGCACCACTTCCAGCCCCTGCTCAATGGCGGTATAGCAATTGGCCACGGACTGGGCCTCGACGCCCTGCCCGGCATCCACCACCAGCAGGGCCCCTTCGCAGGCATATAGAGAGCGCGAAACCTCGTAGGAAAAATCCACATGGCCCGGGGTGTCGATGAAGTTCAGTTTGTATTCCTGACCGTCACGGGCTTTGTAATTCAGAGTGACACTCTGGGCCTTGATGGTAATCCCCCGCTCCCGCTCAAGATCCATGGAATCCAGGACCTGCTCGGCCATTTCACGGTCGGTCAGGCCGCCGCAAACCTGGATAAAACGGTCTGCCAGCGTGGATTTGCCATGGTCGATGTGGGCGATGATGGAAAAGTTACGGATTCGGCTCAGTTCAGTCACAGACAATGAATACTCAGTTAAGACGAAGGATTGAGCCCGGAGAGGCCGCTACCGGGGTCCGGGAACGGCGTGATTTTACCGGTTACCGGCCGCCATTGCCATGATCAGGAAATCAGCGGCCTTTCGTACTGCCGGATCAGGAAACCAATGAGGGCATCCTCGTCCAGCGGATAGCTGAACAGGTTCCCCTGGCACTGGGCGCAGCCATGGGTTTTGAGGAAGCTCAGCTGCTGCGGAGTTTCCACACCCTCTGCGACCACCGTGAGATGGAGCTTGCGGGCCAGGGCAATGACCGCCGATGCGACGTCCGTAGCACTGACATTATAAGGAATGTCCCGAATGAACCGGTGATCGATCTTGATCACATCCAGCGGCAACTGTTGCAGCGAGACCAGTGAACAGGAACCGGTTCCAAAATCGTCGAGAATCAGGCAAACCCCAAGATCATGGAGCGATACCAGCAGTTCCCGGAGCATTCGCGGATCTTCATTGAGCAGTTCCGCCGGCATTTCGAGCTCCAGGCGCTCGGGTGACACGCCGGTTTCCGTAATAACCTGCCGGATCATGTCCAGAAAGCCCGAATCGGTCAGCTGTCGAACCGACAGATTCACCGCCATTTTCAGGGATTCAAAACCGGCCCGCTCAAGAGCCTGCACCTGAATACAGGCCTGCCGCAGGGCCCACTCACCCAGGCGCACAATCAGGCCCGTCTCCTCGGCCAGACCGATGAACTGCTGGGCAGAGACCAGGCCCTTCTCAGGGTGATGCCAACGCAGGAACGCCTCAACCCCGATGACCCGTTCACTGGCCAGATCAATCTTCGGCTGGTAATGCAGAACGAAGCGGTCGCCGCCCAACGCCGTCGCCAACTCCTCCTGCTGCAGAAGACGGCGGGCCGCCTTGATATTCATGGCCGGCGTGAAGAACTGGAAAGTATTCCGCCCGAGCTCCTTGGCGCGATACATGGCCAGGTCGGCATATTTCATCAGGGTCCCGGCATCCTCGCTGTCGTGCGGGATCATGGTAATGCCAATACTGACCGTGATCCCGACTTCATGATCGTTCAGCCGGATCCGCTGGCACAAACTGCGCAGGATCGTCTCTGCCACCTTGCTGGCGGCGTCCGAATCGCTGATGCGGGACAATAACACCACAAACTCGTCGCCGCCGAGCCGGGCAACCGAGTCCTCCTCGCGAACACACCCCACCAGCCATTGGGCCACCTGGCGCAGGAGCTCGTCACCGGAATCATGTCCCAGGGT
Proteins encoded in this region:
- the lepA gene encoding translation elongation factor 4, which produces MTELSRIRNFSIIAHIDHGKSTLADRFIQVCGGLTDREMAEQVLDSMDLERERGITIKAQSVTLNYKARDGQEYKLNFIDTPGHVDFSYEVSRSLYACEGALLVVDAGQGVEAQSVANCYTAIEQGLEVVPVLNKMDLPQAEPERVAAEIEDIIGIEASDAVRCSAKSGMGVEDVLEDLIKKIPPPKGDRDAPLQALIIDSWFDNYLGVVSLVRVTEGTLKKGDKIVIKSTGKAWNADKVGIFNPKPKDTDVLESGDVGFVVAGIKDIHGAPVGDTIVHQKFAEQTPMLPGFKKVKPQVYAGLFPVSADDYNDFRDALEKLTLNDASLFFEPENSDALGFGFRCGFLGMLHMEIIQERLEREYDIDLITTAPTVIYEVVTKQGETLSVDNPSRLPDIGSIEEMREPIVEANILVPQEHIGNVIALCEEKRGVQKNMHFMTTQVQLTYELPMAEVVMDFFDRIKSASRGFASLDYHFTRFQTANLVRLDVLINGERVDALALIVHKEQAHHKGRQLIEKMKELIPRQMFDIAIQAAIGNQVVSRVTVKALRKNVTAKCYGGDVSRKKKLLQKQKEGKKRMKQLGNVEVPQEAFLAVLKVDK
- the rnc gene encoding ribonuclease III; translated protein: MSSQPDLDQLQRRIGYQFKSPERLLLALTHRSYGNQNNERLEFLGDSIVNMVIAEYLFLHFEKAREGQLSRLRARMVKGVTLAEIGREFQLGGYLRLGSGELKSGGYRRESILADAVESIIGAIYLDSDFHTCREQVLRWFEHRLEKLDLQDTQKDPKTRLQEYLQSRQFPLPRYDVISVDGEAHNQTFHVSCALPSLDRKTTGTGSSRRVAEQQAARNALKELGVENQ
- a CDS encoding DUF4845 domain-containing protein, which gives rise to MQKNNLSGMGRQRGASALTMMVMVLFFGGLLTLVIKLGPAYLDDITIQEALESLDGTEGLSQMGPAQVRTLINKRLSVNNVRGFDAKNISVDKDGDLVVINVDYEVRNNLFSNVDTVVHFKHTYEMKGK
- the lepB gene encoding signal peptidase I; the encoded protein is MDIDFPLVLVVLTFATGLIWLADKLFLRERRLAAYRASGASGEVGEGSSEEPKEPYLVDLSRSFFPVLAIVLVLRSFLVEPFQIPSGSMLPTLEVGDFILVNKYAYGLRLPVAGTKVVPVGDPQRGDVMVFRYPEDGQTNYIKRVIGLPGDHVRYRDKQLYINGEKVETRFIARLPPMELRREDLGEVEHDIFLTMGRPGGSGEGEWVVPEGHYFVMGDNRDNSNDSRYWGTVPDELVVGKAFAIWMHWKSLTSLPSFDRVGGIE